A window of Ignavibacteriales bacterium contains these coding sequences:
- a CDS encoding DUF1731 domain-containing protein translates to MKILFGEATDVLLNGAQVIPERTIKAGYKFKFETAEEVLTDLLK, encoded by the coding sequence ATGAAAATATTATTTGGCGAAGCAACAGATGTTTTATTAAATGGGGCTCAAGTAATTCCGGAAAGAACCATTAAAGCGGGTTATAAATTCAAATTTGAAACTGCGGAAGAAGTCTTAACAGATCTATTAAAATAA